One genomic window of Monodelphis domestica isolate mMonDom1 chromosome 1, mMonDom1.pri, whole genome shotgun sequence includes the following:
- the LOC130453656 gene encoding coiled-coil domain-containing protein 115-like, translated as MVGPLQCGFRVGISEPEPPEFQGMFTDPKEAQGLMEPKAEVPFPPGRRPRPQPTCPEPAPVAHPECDPLARFGILVPQSLRQAQGSFRGGCRAPEARFKSSHRRNGSCLIS; from the coding sequence ATGGTGGGCCCCCTCCAGTGCGGCTTCCGGGTCGGCATCAGTGAGCCAGAGCCGCCCGAGTTCCAGGGGATGTTCACGGACCCCAAGGAGGCCCAAGGGCTGATGGAGCCCAAGGCCGAGGTTCCCTTTCCTCCCGGGCGTCGTCCCCGGCCCCAGCCGACTTGTCCGGAGCCCGCCCCCGTGGCACACCCCGAGTGTGATCCCCTGGCTAGGTTTGGGATCTTGGTGCCTCAGAGTCTGCGGCAGGCCCAGGGAAGCTTCCGGGGTGGTTGCCGGGCTCCAgaggccagattcaaatcctCCCACAGGAGAAACGGAAGCTGCCTGATCAGCTGA